One genomic window of Salvia miltiorrhiza cultivar Shanhuang (shh) chromosome 4, IMPLAD_Smil_shh, whole genome shotgun sequence includes the following:
- the LOC131022429 gene encoding aspartyl protease AED3-like has product MAALLLLSLLALFFWQQPSAAAALNCGGADEGASTLQVIHVNSPCSPLRPKTPLSWEDSVLQMQADDKSRLQFLSTLVAGRSIVPVASGRAVTQNPTYIVRVKIGTPAQQLLVALDTSNDVAWIPCTACIGCSAATFDPAKSSSFKPLRCGSPQCAQVPNPSCGGKSCGFNTTYGSSSISAGLAQDNITLATDSVRGYTFGCVQKTTGSSFPAQGLLGLGRGPLSLMSQTTSLYQSTFSYCLPSYKSVNFAGSLRLGPNSQPKKIKTTQLLKNPRRSSLYYVNLLAIRVGRKVVAIPPSAFAFDPNTGAGTVFDSGTVYTILVKPAYVAVRDEVRRRMRGAAVTSLGGFDTCYSGPISVPTITFMFSGMNVTLPQENFVIRSSAGTTNCLAMAAAPDGAVNSALNVIASFQQQNHRILIDGPNSKLGVARETCS; this is encoded by the exons ATGGCCGCCCTTCTCCTCCTCTCACTACTCGCCCTCTTCTTCTGGCAGCagccctccgccgccgccgccctgaACTGCGGCGGCGCCGACGAGGGGGCCAGCACCCTCCAAGTGATCCACGTGAACAGCCCCTGCTCCCCTTTGAGGCCGAAGACCCCCCTCTCATGGGAAGACTCGGTGCTCCAAATGCAGGCCGACGACAAATCCCGCCTCCAATTCCTCTCCACCCTCGTCGCCGGCCGCTCCATCGTCCCCGTCGCCTCCGGCCGCGCCGTCACGCAGAACCCCACCTACATTGTCCGCGTCAAGATCGGCACCCCCGCTCAGCAGCTGCTCGTCGCCCTCGACACCAGCAACGACGTCGCCTGGATCCCATGCACCGCCTGCATCGGTTGTTCCGCCGCCACCTTCGACCCCGCCAAGTCCTCCTCCTTCAAGCCCCTCCGCTGCGGCTCCCCCCAATGCGCCCAG GTCCCTAACCCGAGTTGCGGCGGCAAGTCGTGCGGGTTCAACACCACATACGGCAGCTCCTCGATCTCGGCCGGTCTAGCACAGGACAACATCACCCTGGCCACCGACTCGGTTCGCGGCTACACCTTCGGCTGTGTGCAGAAAACCACCGGTTCGTCGTTCCCGGCCCAAGGGTTATTGGGCCTGGGCCGAGGCCCATTGTCTCTAATGAGCCAGACCACGAGCCTTTACCAATCCACATTTTCCTACTGCCTGCCCAGCTACAAGTCCGTCAATTTCGCCGGTTCACTGAGGCTCGGGCCCAACAGCCAGCCCAAGAAAATCAAAACCACCCAACTTTTGAAGAACCCTAGAAGATCGTCTCTCTACTATGTCAATCTCCTCGCCATCAGAGTCGGGAGAAAGGTCGTCGCAATTCCTCCCTCTGCCTTCGCCTTCGATCCCAACACCGGTGCCGGCACCGTTTTCGATTCAG GCACGGTGTACACGATCCTGGTGAAGCCGGCGTACGTGGCGGTGAGGGATGAGGTGCGGCGGCGGATGCGCGGCGCGGCCGTGACGTCGCTGGGCGGGTTCGACACGTGCTACAGCGGGCCGATCAGCGTGCCGACGATCACTTTCATGTTCTCCGGCATGAACGTGACGCTGCCGCAGGAGAATTTCGTGATCCGCAGCAGCGCGGGGACCACGAACTGCCTGGCGATGGCGGCGGCGCCCGACGGCGCCGTGAACTCGGCGCTGAACGTGATCGCCAGCTTCCAGCAGCAGAACCACCGCATCCTGATCGACGGGCCGAACTCGAAGCTGGGCGTGGCACGTGAGACGTGCAGCTGA